CTGATGCCCGGTCCGAGGTTCCCGCTCAGAGTGCTGGAGCCATGACCAACACTGAGGTGAGCGCGGCCGAGATGCGCCTCGTGGGGAGCATCGTCGAGGGAGAGGCCACGGCCGTGTTCCGCTGGGGGGTCATCGTGGACCTGGGCCTGTCACGGGACGGCCTCATCGATGTCCTCTACATCGACGATGACGACAATTACCAGGTGGGCGACCGCGTGTCCTGCTACCTGGACTGCTTCGACGAGATGAAGAACAAGTTCATCCTGAGGCCGCCGGGGCAGGTACCCCTCGCGGAACGCCTGCGCAGGGCCCAGGAGCGACGAGATCTGTCCTCCTGACCTGCGGACAGCGGTGATCGCCGGGGAGCGCTTGTGACGAGCTTCCCGGCGATTGCCGTACGACGACGGGGGCTGGATTCCGAGTGGATGAAAAGAAGTTCGCGTGGTTCCTGCTGTCGCTGGACCGGTTCCAGAAACGGCTCGCCGAGTTCATGCTCGGCCGCTATCTGGAGTTCGACTTCAGCGGCGACCGTGAGGACGACCGCCTTGCCGTGACCCTCGCCTTCAGCGAGGCGGGGATCACGGTGGAGGCTTTCGTCCGGCTCGACCTGGAGCGGGACATGGGCGCGTGGCCGGCCGGGGTCCACATCCCGTACCGGCGGCACGCCGAAGGCCTGGACCTCGACGAGGCGCTGGCCTTCGTCGAGGCCCGGGTCGGGGAAC
This portion of the Streptomyces canus genome encodes:
- a CDS encoding S1 RNA-binding domain-containing protein, with the translated sequence MTNTEVSAAEMRLVGSIVEGEATAVFRWGVIVDLGLSRDGLIDVLYIDDDDNYQVGDRVSCYLDCFDEMKNKFILRPPGQVPLAERLRRAQERRDLSS